The sequence below is a genomic window from Chrysiogenia bacterium.
AAGCAGTCGCGCGGGCAGCAGGGCATCGGCATCTCGGCCGCGGGCATGTACGGCCACCTGACCACGGGCAAGCCGATCACGGCGATCTCCCGCACGGCCAAGGGCAAGCCGGCCCACGCCTTCGACATCCGCATCAACACGCGCAGCAACGAGCCCGAAATCCTGCGCGACGAAGAGGTCGACTTCGACCTCGATCACGGCACCCAGGTAGAGATCGAACTCGAAGGCATCTACAAGCGCGGCAAGCGCAGCGTCGATGAGTATCTGCAGGCCACTGCCGTGGCGAACCCGCACTGCCAGGTCACCTTCATCGCGCCCGACGGGGAGAAGGCATTCTACCCGCGCGCGGCCGAGGAACTGCCCATCGAGGCGCGCGAGATCAAGCCCCACCCCCACGGCGTGGAGCTCGGCATGCTCATGAAGATCATCCAGGACACGCGCGCGCCGACGATCAAGTCCGCCCTGACCAGCGACTTCTCCCGCGTCTCCGACAAGGTATCCACCGAGCTTCTCAAGGAAGCCAACATCTCCGTGCGCAAAAAGCCCCGGGACGCCATGCCCGCCGAGATCGAGCGCCTGCACAAGATCATCCAGAAGAAGCAGCTCCTTGCGCCGCCGACCAACTGCCTCTCACCCATCGGCGAGGACCTGCTGCGCACGAGCCTGGAATCGCGCTACGAGTGCGAGCTCGTCTTCACCCGCACGCGCCGCCCGGCGGTCTACCGCGGCAACCCCTTCCAGATCGAGGTGGGTCTTGCCTACGGCGGCAAGCTGCCGGTCGATGCGCTGGCCGAGGTGTTGCGCCTGGCCAACCGCGTGCCGCTGCAATACCAGGCCAATGCCGGCGCCATCGCCAAGGCGGTCATGGGCGTGGACTGGAAGAACTACGGCCTGCAGCAGGCCCGCGGCGCCCTGCCCTCGGGCCCCATGGTCATCTGCGTGCACATCGCCAGCGCGTGGGTACCCTTCACTTCCGAGAGCAAGGAAGCGGTCGCCCACTACCCCGAGATCGTCAAGGAAATGCGCCTGGCGCTGCAGGACTGCGGCCGCGAGCTGGCCCGTCACATTCGCAGCAAGCGCCGCGCGGCCGAAGAGCTCAAGAAACGCTCCTACATCGAGAAGTACATTCCCCACATCGGCATCGCGCTCAAGGAGATCCTCGAACTCTCCGACAAGGACGAGATGAAGATCATCGAGACCCTGCGCGATACGCTGGAACGCAGCCGCACCCGCGTGCAGGTAAAGGGCAACGTGGAGCTCGCACTGGCCGAAGAACTCGACGGCTGAGCCCATTCGAGTGCAACAAAAAACGCCCCCGGATTCGGGGGCGTTTTTCTTTCTGGAATCAGGCCCTACTCGGAATCGCTCGAAGGCCCCGCTTCTGCATTTTCCTCTACCGATTCGGCAAGGTTCTCCAGCGTCTCGCGCATTTTCTTGCGCCGCGCTTCCTTCACATATTCGGGAAGCTGCTTGGCCGCCTGCACCGCTTCGACGGCGGGCAGGAACTTGGTCTGATCGGCGACCGGACCGCTGGAGCGACGATCAATGCTGAGGATTTCGCCGCGGGGCTGTCCGCCGCTGGAGACCTCGTTCACTTCGAACTCGAGCTCGTAGACGTAACCCTTCTTCATGTCGAGGACCATCTGCTTGAAGCCCTCGTCATAGTGAAGCATCACGCTGGCATAGCTGCCGTCGGTGGCCAGCATGACGACCGTATTTTCGATCCATTCATGGTGGCGACTGAATTTCAGATACATGCGGGCGAGCTTGCCCTTGGCCTCGTCGCGCGCCTTGCGGATCTGCGCCAGGTGCTTGTAATCGGGTTCGCGCGAGCCTGGCTGGTAACCCGGAGCGGCAACCGAGGTGGGCGCCTCCTCGGTTTTTTGTGCTTCCGCTGCTGCCGGCGCGGATTCGGCAGCCTCCGTCGCCGTATCGGCCGGCGCGTCGGGTGCCGGCGCCTCGGCAACGCTTCCGCTGGTCACATCGGGTGCCGGCGCATCGTCGCGATCGCTGCTGCACGCCACGGCAAACACCATGGAGAGGAGTAATATGAAAGTCCTGGCACCTGTACGCGCCATGTCCGAAGTTCCTCCGGATTCAGGGGTCTTGAGCCGGCGGCAGTATAGCCACCCGAGCCGCCGGGCTGGTAGGCTATGACCAGTCGGCGGCATGTTTATTAACAAATTCTAATAAAATTCCGCTGACGCCCCGAGGAAACCGACATTTCGTGAAGCAACTTCTTCTCATCGCCTACTACTTCCCGCCGCTCGGCGGCGGCGGCGTGCAGCGCCCGCTGCAGTGGGTACGCCACCTGCCGGCGCAGGGATGGATGCCCACGGTGCTCACTGTTGAGGCCGGTTACTGGTCGAGCCGCGACGAGAGCGGGCTCGCACGCATCCCGCCCGAGGTGCGGGTCGTGCGCACGCCGTACATCTCCGCGGTGAGCCTGCGCGAGCGCGCGCGAAAGCTGCTTCCCGCACGCTCCA
It includes:
- a CDS encoding DNA topoisomerase VI subunit B; this translates as KQSRGQQGIGISAAGMYGHLTTGKPITAISRTAKGKPAHAFDIRINTRSNEPEILRDEEVDFDLDHGTQVEIELEGIYKRGKRSVDEYLQATAVANPHCQVTFIAPDGEKAFYPRAAEELPIEAREIKPHPHGVELGMLMKIIQDTRAPTIKSALTSDFSRVSDKVSTELLKEANISVRKKPRDAMPAEIERLHKIIQKKQLLAPPTNCLSPIGEDLLRTSLESRYECELVFTRTRRPAVYRGNPFQIEVGLAYGGKLPVDALAEVLRLANRVPLQYQANAGAIAKAVMGVDWKNYGLQQARGALPSGPMVICVHIASAWVPFTSESKEAVAHYPEIVKEMRLALQDCGRELARHIRSKRRAAEELKKRSYIEKYIPHIGIALKEILELSDKDEMKIIETLRDTLERSRTRVQVKGNVELALAEELDG